ACGATGACATAGCCGGGGTCATAGTGGTGCTGGAGGAGGCTAGCGGCGAGGGCCTAGACCACGTGGTGGTAGTGGATCGGGGGCTCCGCTACCGCGGCGTCATACGCTACCAGGACGTGGCCGCGGCTATACTCGAGTCCTACCTCCGCGGCGCCCAGAGGCTGGCACGGGCGGCCGGGAGCCCCCAGAGGCGTAGCGTAGAAAAGACGCTGTAGAGGCCACGGCGCCGCCTAAGCGGTGGCACCGGGCTGGGGAGGCGCGGCGCGCTCGCACTACTCGTGGCCGCTGTGTTCGCCGCTAGCGTGGCTGCCGGGCTCTCCCGGCTAGCGCTGGCCAAGTACATGCGCGACGACCTGGGGGCCTCGGCGCTCATAGTCTCGAGCCTGACCACCTGGTTCATGGCGGCGCGCGCGTTCTCCTCGGTGGCCTCCGGGCTGGTAGCCGACGCCTCGCCGGCCGCCCGGAGGCTGCTCGCCACCGCACCGCTAGCCGTGATAGCGGCGCTTGTCTACACCATCCCCTCCCTGGCCTCGCCCCTGGCTATACTCGCGCTGAACGCGGCCTGGGGCCTCCTCAGCGGCATGGTCTGGCCCGTAGCGCAGACCATGGCTGCGCTCGCCGCGGGGCGGCAGAGCGCCACGGTGATGTCCGTGTACTTCGCGGCGGGGAGCCTCGGCGTGTCCCTGGGCCAGTACCTCTACGGGCTACTCCCCCTAGGCAACCCGGACGCAGTCAGGCTATCCGCCCTCCTCTTCGCGGCCTCAGCGGCCCTGCTAATCCCTGCGGTCCGCTCTATGCCAGCGCCCCCGGCGAGGCCCCGGGCAAGGGGCTCCAGGAGCCAAGGGCTGCTCGCCTCCCTGTGCAGCGACGGGCTAGCAGCCTGGATACTGCTCTCAGCCCTCTCGGCGGGCTACCTATCCGGCCTCCTCAGGGAGTTCCTCTACATCTACCTCGGCGAGGTCTACGGGCTAGACCGCCAGTCCCTCGCCTCCTCCCTCGCGGCTGCGGGGCTAGCAGCGTTCGCAGCCGGGCTCGCCGTCGGCCCTCTCGCGGACCGGCTCGGCGTAGCCCCGGTGCTCGCAGCCGTGCTGGCCATGGGGCTCGCGGGTAGCCTAGCCCTAGGCCTCTCCCCCGTCCTCTCGGCAGCCCTCCTCGGCCTCGCCCTCGCCATGACAGCTGCCCGGAGTAGCCTCCCGCTCACCAGGAACGCGGCAGCCTTCGCCCCGGGGCTCCAGGCGACCCTCGTGGGGGCCTCCAACGCGCTCTCCAACATAGGCCAGATGGCGAGCCCAGTCATAGCCGGGAGGCTCTACGACGCCCTCCGCGGCGAGACCCTGGCCGGGCTCCGGGGCGAGGCGATACCCTTCCTCACAGCGGCTGCCCTGCTCGCAGCCACACTGACCATGAGCCCCCTAGCCCGGAGGAAAGGCCCCTAGCCGTGCACCTCGACTAGCCTGCCGTACCGCCTCCTAGCCTCCCTAAACTCCCCCGGGGAGTAGAGGTGGAGATCCACCGGGTAGTCCCAGGGCAGCCCATACCTCTCCGCAGCCACGTCCCTTATCTCTATCGCCAGCCTCCTCTTCCTTGGGGCCTCCTCTGGCACAGCTGGGGAGACGACGACCACGTCTATATCGCTGAGAACAGTCAGCCTTCCCTCAGCAGCCCCGCCGGCCACGTAAACCCGCACATCCCCCAGCACGTCGCGGGCAGCCCTAGCGACGGCCCCCCACGTAGCGCGGCCAGTCCATGAGCCTCCGCAGGGTCTCGAGGAGCAGCCTAGCGAGCCCCGGCAAGCCTCTCAACCTCCTCAACGAGGCGTATCACTTCCTCTGCTGTCTCCACGCACTCCTCAGCCTCCTCCCGGCTATACTTCCGTATAGCCGTACCTCCCCCTATAGTAGGCGTCCTCCAGCAGCCACAGTCTCCTCCTATTCCCCGAGGCGAATCCCGCCACAGTCTCGGCAGCCTCGCCCGCCCCGGCCTCCCGCAGGAACCGCACGAGAATACCGAGAAGCTCGCCTAAGCTATGCAGCCTAGGCATAGACCCAGTTAGCCTGTAGAGGAGCGCCTTAACAGCCAGCTGGGCAGCCTGCTCAGCCTCGAAGCAGGCCAAATCGTACTCGCTACGGCCTAGGCGCCACCGAGCTCGCTGGCTTGCAGCCGAAAAGCCGGAGGGCACGAGAAGGCATAGTCTCCGGTCCGCTAGCCCTTGCGCCTTCTCTGCCTCTCCTTCGCACGGAACTCTGCGAGCCGCTCTAAACCCCTGTAGAACGAGGCTTGCGAGCCCCCTTACTAGATTCTTCGTGTCAAGACGCTTCGAAGCTCCTCCTTCACCCGCGCTTCTCCGGAACTCCTCGATAAGCCTCTTTAGCTCCCTGGTCGCATTCGTCATCTCTTGGCTGTTAGCGTCTAGAAGCATTATGTCGAGCGTGGCTACAGCTTCTCCTGCAAGTACGTCCTCTAGGCTGCCCGGGGCCTCCCGCTGCTCTGCTAGGCTGTGAGGGCCGCTGACCAGCGGTAGTAGGTCCTCTTCCGTCTCCCTTCATGCTCCTCTGCAGCGGTTATGTCTGGTATGAAGCGCTCTAGAATCCACTTTAGGGTCTCTTGTTGTAAGCAGGGTTCCGGCTCCGCCGAGGCCTATTAGCTGTATATGACGGAGCGGCACGGCGGAGGCCCGGATATAGGCCCGGATAGAAGCCTTGTCTCCATTGCGTAGCGTGGCCGGCGCCTTTAAGGAGGGCTAGCGTGCCTGGCACGGGGCTGGGCGTAGGGGTGTTGGCTGCTGGGCGGCCGGCGCTATAAGCGGCTGAAGGATAAGGACCTCTTCGAGACCGTGGAGGAGGTCTGGGACAGGCAGACGCTGCTAGCAGCATACGAGGTGATGAGGCGGCTCCGGCTGGGCAGGTTCGCGGGCGTGCTGAGCGCGGGCAAGGAGGCCCGGGTCTACCGGGCGATAGGCCGGGACGGCCGCGAGTACGCGGTCAAGATATACCTCACAGTGACAGCCGAGTTCCGGAAAAGTATACAGAAGTACCTGCTCGGCGACCCCCGGTTCGAGAACGTCGACACGAGCAACACCAAGAAGCTATTCTTTGCCTGGGCCCGGAAAGAGTTCCGCAACCTCAAGAGGATGTACGAGGCGGGCGTCCGGGTCCCCCGGCCCATCCTTGTCCACCAGAACATAGTGGTCATGGAGTTCCTCGGCCGCGACGGGCTCCGGGCTCCGACGCTCCACGAGATAAGGCACGAGATAGACCCGGAGCTAGCCGAGCAGCTAGCCCGCGAGGCCATCGACCAGTACACCAGGATATACTGCTGCGCCCGGCTCGTCCACGCCGACTACAGCGAGTACAACCTAGTCTACCTCGACGGCCAGCTCTACGTCATAGACGTCGCGCAGGCGGTCTCGCTAGAGCACCCCAACGCCGGAGACTTCCTCCGCCACGACGTGGAGAACATATACAGGTTCTTCGCAAAGCAGCTAGGAGTGGAGCTGCCCGAGCCAGAGGAGCTGCTGGAGCGGGTGAGAGCATGCCAGACCAAGTGCCCCGAGAAGCGGAGGGAGGAGCAGGGGGGCAGAGAGCAGCAGTACCAGGCCTCCTAAGGCTCTACGCTAAGCTTCCCCCGGAGCGCGTAGGCGTACTCATAGGAGAAGGGGGCAAGGTCAAGACCGAGATAATGAAGCGGACCCGTACCAGGATAACAGTGGACAGCACCACGGGCATGGTTATAATCGAGCCGGAGTCCCCGGACGTCCCGCCCTTCATGGTCATGAAGGCGCAGGAGATAGTCAGGGCGATAGCCTACGGCTTCAGCCCAGAGCGTGCCATGAGGCTACTCGACGACGACCAGATACTGGTGGTGGTAGACCTAAAGCAATACGTGGGCGACGCGCCTAACCACCTCCAGCGCGTAAAGGGCAGGATTATAGGCGAGAAGGGGAAGGCCCGGAAGACCATAGAGGAGATGACTGGCACCTACATATCAGTGTACGACAACTACGTCGCCATAATAGGCGACTTCGAGACAGCAAACATAGCCAAGCAGGCGATAGAGATGCTGATACAGGGCCGCCAGCACAGCACAGTCTACAGGTTCCTAGAACGCACAATGTTCCGGGTACGCAGGAGCCGCATGACACAGCTCTGGGAGCAGCCCCTCTAGCCCCACACCTTCTCCTCTTCCTCCCCGCCTCTCTAGGGGCCGTGAGGAGGGCCAGGAAAGCCGACGCCCCACCCCCAGGGGATGGGGTGTCTCCTGAAGGCCGAGCCCCAGCCACCCCTCCTAGAGTCCGCTGCCCCTCAGCGCATACAGCATCTAGGATGCTTCATCCCAGCCGGCTAGGAGAACCAGGGTATAGGCATAGGAGGGGCTGAAGAGCTGCTAGGAGGCGGTTGTGGTAAAAAGAGTGGGCCAGTGCGTGTGCCAGCCTGTGCGGGTTTCCTCGCCTTATGCTCTAGCTGCAGCCACCTGCTTCCTCGGCGGGAACAGCAGTATGTATAGGAGGTACACTACTCCTATCATTAACGCTGCTACGAATACTAGCGTCAATGCCACTACACCAGCATCTACTGCTATACGGTTCACCACCTCGTTTAGGTTGAAGTACTTAGCGATACCCATCTCTGAGAGTATCGCTGCTGCCTTGCCGCTGCCCTCCAGGAGTACAACGGAGTTAACGGCGCTGACCACAGCCGGCAGCGCCTCAGCAGGTATACTGATGCCGAAGCTCGGCAGCGCTTCCACCGGCACATTACCAGCCAGCACATCCGGCCACACTGCTATGAAGAATGGGTACTGGCTGAACGCGTTGACGTACTCGCCGACAGCTATGGTGGCTAGCGCTGCTAGGCCGCCGTAGAGCAGCAGCTTGGCCTTGCCAGCGTCGAGACTGCCTTTTGCCAACGCTGGCAGAGCGTAGACCATGGCTGCTAGCTGTACTAGAAAGAGCAGCATCTTTAGCAGGAAGAGCCAGGACACGCTGTAGTAGGCCTCGCCGCTGCCTACGCTCCAGCCAAGGCCGGCGAACACGTTGTTGAACTTGTAGGGCACGTTCTGCAGCGATATGGCGTACCAGAAGCCCAGGGCAGCGGTCACGAGCAGCAGTACGAGCGCGGGCTTGGCGAGCATACTGGCCACGCGTAGTGCTGTCCTCTTCTCCTCCTCGCTCTCTGCGCGGAAGAACGCCTTGTAGGCGTAGGCGCCGGCCACCGCCATGAACGTGGCGGTGAACGCTGCAGCTATGCTCTTCAGGTAGAGCGGCCAGAACGTCGGGTTCTTTGTCAGCGCTGCCACGACGTCTAGGTATAGCTTGCCCTCGGCGGAGTCAAAGCCTAGGCCAGCAGGTATGTTGAGGAACGCGAAAACGGCGCGGAACCCTAGGGGTATCAGCAGCGCTGAGACGCCTAGCAGTAGGCCTATCAGGTTGTGCACCGGGCGGCTCCAGCGGTCCCAGCCATACCAGTACGCTGTTATGGCGAAGAAGTGCAGCGCTATAGCGAGTATCGAGAGCCCGAAGGGTATCAGTGTTATGTTGCCGGCTACGCCGAGGAACTTGGGGTAGTAGCTCAGCAGGAACACCGTGAACGCTGTGCCGAAGACGCCCGCCACGCCGTAGGTGGCGGCGTAGAACCTCATAAGCGTCTTAGCGACGTCCTCGAACTCGCGCTCGCCCTGGTCAGCCCTCCTCTTGAAGTAGGGCACTAGCCACGCTAGGCCTATCCCCAGATTCACCATCACTATGTGTAGCCCGAACACGAATGCTAGGAATAGAGGTGCTAGGCCAGCCATACCTCGCCACCTCGTCCCTCACAGAGCCTCCGTCCCACTACCCACCATCCTACACGGCTACACCCAGGGGTGCACAGATGGGGAAGTATGTACATACTCATGGGTCGGGACCTGGTTATGGATGTGTGTAAAAAGACTACATGTGCCTGGAGGGCTTTCCTGGTAGCCAGAGGAACCGGTACACAGCATAGACCAGCGCCGCCAGCAGTACTATGAAGTACAGCGATACCAGCGCTAGCTGCCCAGTAGTCGGCGGGTTAAAGGACCTGGCGATGTCAACCGTCATCACGCCGTATATTGTCCACGGCTTGCGGCCAACCTCTCTGACAACCCAGCCTAGAGTACTGACCACCTGCGCTGCCACGGCCGCTGCCAGTGCTAGCCTGAGTAGTGTCTTCGGGTAGCGCTCGCGTAGGCCCAGCGCGTTGAGCAAGCTGTTTGCGAAGCCCCAGCGGTCGCGGAGAGCCACGAGCGCCATTAGGGCGCCGTAGAGGCCTATCAGTATGGCTAGGCCTATCTTGGTGTAGTAGACGTAGTGGAGCATTATCGGCGGCCGGCAGTCGTCTACCGGCGGTGTACCGGTGAGACTGCACTTACAGTAGTCGCTGGGTATCTTGTCGTAGCTGGGTAGCTCGGCGTCGGCGGAGCCGTAGGCTATGAGGGCCATTATCTTCTCTAGGTGTAGTGCGCGGGAGAAGCTGAACACGTGCTCACTTGTACCCTCCATTGCTGCTAGCTTCTCGGGGTTCCAGTGAGCTATAGCGACGCCTAGCTCGTGTCCGCTTATGAAGCCCTGATACACTATAGCTATAGCGGCGAATACGGCGGCAAACTTGAAGGCCTTCTCCACATACCTACGGTAGCCAGGATCCGCGTTGCTGGGCATTCTCAGCAGCCTCATAGCGTAGCCAGCCATGGCTGTGAAGCCGGCCACTGTGAGCGCGGAACCTATCGTATGGGCTATGCTCGCTGGGAATACTGGGCTCTTAAACGTGACAGACATGAACCCAACATGGTCAACGGTAGTCATTAGTATATAGTCGAGCACATTCTTCACGGGAACCGCTAGTAGCGCCTCTACCGGGCTCTTCGCGCCAGCCAGCATTGCGCCGGGCAGGCCTAGCTTCTCTGCAAGGGCGTGGACTTGCTCCATTGTGAGCTGCTTTGCCGCCTCAGCGTTTACGAAGCCACCCTTCACGAGTATACTGTCCTTGAGGGCTACGCCGGTCCACGCCTCACGGACAAGCTGCTGGACAACCTTGACGGGGATAGCCACTATCACCGAGTCCCCGGCGTCGCCTA
The window above is part of the Pyrodictium abyssi genome. Proteins encoded here:
- a CDS encoding cytochrome ubiquinol oxidase subunit I, which gives rise to MAGLAPLFLAFVFGLHIVMVNLGIGLAWLVPYFKRRADQGEREFEDVAKTLMRFYAATYGVAGVFGTAFTVFLLSYYPKFLGVAGNITLIPFGLSILAIALHFFAITAYWYGWDRWSRPVHNLIGLLLGVSALLIPLGFRAVFAFLNIPAGLGFDSAEGKLYLDVVAALTKNPTFWPLYLKSIAAAFTATFMAVAGAYAYKAFFRAESEEEKRTALRVASMLAKPALVLLLVTAALGFWYAISLQNVPYKFNNVFAGLGWSVGSGEAYYSVSWLFLLKMLLFLVQLAAMVYALPALAKGSLDAGKAKLLLYGGLAALATIAVGEYVNAFSQYPFFIAVWPDVLAGNVPVEALPSFGISIPAEALPAVVSAVNSVVLLEGSGKAAAILSEMGIAKYFNLNEVVNRIAVDAGVVALTLVFVAALMIGVVYLLYILLFPPRKQVAAARA
- a CDS encoding cytochrome ubiquinol oxidase subunit I → MDVATWASYPAAGDRLLSFIGIETHWAILQYVLGLPFMAFIALLLYLRSHDEDWMRLARTLAKGFIIVFAVGAATGTASEFGLVLLWPNLTEAAGRYIYFPLYMEIFAFMMEVVFIYMLWYGWKRLPPKALAFVAFLGFLGAWYSATMIISVNSYMVAPTGIMPAYKPDGTYLYDQGYPKIAVYMPKDIVALLDVPKLQAAGVEVLGDAGDSVIVAIPVKVVQQLVREAWTGVALKDSILVKGGFVNAEAAKQLTMEQVHALAEKLGLPGAMLAGAKSPVEALLAVPVKNVLDYILMTTVDHVGFMSVTFKSPVFPASIAHTIGSALTVAGFTAMAGYAMRLLRMPSNADPGYRRYVEKAFKFAAVFAAIAIVYQGFISGHELGVAIAHWNPEKLAAMEGTSEHVFSFSRALHLEKIMALIAYGSADAELPSYDKIPSDYCKCSLTGTPPVDDCRPPIMLHYVYYTKIGLAILIGLYGALMALVALRDRWGFANSLLNALGLRERYPKTLLRLALAAAVAAQVVSTLGWVVREVGRKPWTIYGVMTVDIARSFNPPTTGQLALVSLYFIVLLAALVYAVYRFLWLPGKPSRHM
- a CDS encoding HEPN domain-containing protein, whose product is MTNATRELKRLIEEFRRSAGEGGASKRLDTKNLVRGLASLVLQGFRAARRVPCEGEAEKAQGLADRRLCLLVPSGFSAASQRARWRLGRSEYDLACFEAEQAAQLAVKALLYRLTGSMPRLHSLGELLGILVRFLREAGAGEAAETVAGFASGNRRRLWLLEDAYYRGRYGYTEV
- a CDS encoding serine protein kinase RIO, producing the protein MEEVWDRQTLLAAYEVMRRLRLGRFAGVLSAGKEARVYRAIGRDGREYAVKIYLTVTAEFRKSIQKYLLGDPRFENVDTSNTKKLFFAWARKEFRNLKRMYEAGVRVPRPILVHQNIVVMEFLGRDGLRAPTLHEIRHEIDPELAEQLAREAIDQYTRIYCCARLVHADYSEYNLVYLDGQLYVIDVAQAVSLEHPNAGDFLRHDVENIYRFFAKQLGVELPEPEELLERVRACQTKCPEKRREEQGGREQQYQAS
- a CDS encoding nucleotidyltransferase domain-containing protein; the protein is MLGDVRVYVAGGAAEGRLTVLSDIDVVVVSPAVPEEAPRKRRLAIEIRDVAAERYGLPWDYPVDLHLYSPGEFREARRRYGRLVEVHG
- a CDS encoding KH domain-containing protein: MPDQVPREAEGGAGGQRAAVPGLLRLYAKLPPERVGVLIGEGGKVKTEIMKRTRTRITVDSTTGMVIIEPESPDVPPFMVMKAQEIVRAIAYGFSPERAMRLLDDDQILVVVDLKQYVGDAPNHLQRVKGRIIGEKGKARKTIEEMTGTYISVYDNYVAIIGDFETANIAKQAIEMLIQGRQHSTVYRFLERTMFRVRRSRMTQLWEQPL
- a CDS encoding MFS transporter encodes the protein MAAVFAASVAAGLSRLALAKYMRDDLGASALIVSSLTTWFMAARAFSSVASGLVADASPAARRLLATAPLAVIAALVYTIPSLASPLAILALNAAWGLLSGMVWPVAQTMAALAAGRQSATVMSVYFAAGSLGVSLGQYLYGLLPLGNPDAVRLSALLFAASAALLIPAVRSMPAPPARPRARGSRSQGLLASLCSDGLAAWILLSALSAGYLSGLLREFLYIYLGEVYGLDRQSLASSLAAAGLAAFAAGLAVGPLADRLGVAPVLAAVLAMGLAGSLALGLSPVLSAALLGLALAMTAARSSLPLTRNAAAFAPGLQATLVGASNALSNIGQMASPVIAGRLYDALRGETLAGLRGEAIPFLTAAALLAATLTMSPLARRKGP